TCCACTTGCGCAGGCCCTTGGGACGCTCGGCGAGGACCGGGCCGACCACTTCGGGGATCACGTCGCCGGCGCGCCGGACGATCACGGTGTCACCGGGACGCACGTCCTTTTGGGCGACTTGGTCCTCGTTGTGCAATGTGGCCATGCCGACCGTGACCCCGCCCACGAACACGGGCTCGAGCTCCGCGAACGGGGTGACCCGACCGGTGCGGCCCACCGAGATCGAGATGTTGCGGAGCTTGGTGGTGCGCTCCTCGGGCGGGAACTTCACCGCGATCGCCCAGCGGGGCGCGCGGGAGGTGGAGCCGAGCTGGTCGCGCTGGGCGAGCTCGTCGATCTTCACGACCGCGCCGTCGATCTCGTAGTCGAGGTCGTGGCGGTGCTCCTGCCAGTGCTCGGCGAACTCGTGCACCCGCGAGAGCTCGTCGAACGTGCGGATCTCGGGGTTGACCGGGAACCCGAGGTCGCCGAGGAACTCGAGGGTCTGCCAGTGCGTCGTGAAGTCGGGGCCGCCCTCGACTTGGCCGAGTTGGTAGCACCACATGGCCAACTCCCGGCTGGCCGTGACACCCGGGTCCTTCTGTCGCAACGATCCGGCCGCCGCGTTGCGCGGGTTGGCGAACAGCCGCAGGCCGGCTTCGCCCTGGTGGCGGTTGAGCTCGGCGAAGGCCGTGGCCGACATGTAGATCTCGCCGCGCACCTCGAGCACTTCCGGTGCACCGGCCGCCAGACGCTTGGGGATCACGCCGATCGTGCGGACGTTCCCGGTCACGTCCTCGCCGGTGCGCCCGTCGCCTCGTGTGGCGGCCTGCACCAACCGCCCGCCCTCGTAGCGGATCGAGATGGCCAGCCCGTCGATCTTGAGCTCGCAGACGTAGTGCACGGCGGCGTCGCCGAGGCGGCGCTCGTTGCGCTCGCCCCATGTGAGCAGGTCGGCCACGTCGAACACGTTGTCGAGCGACATCATCGGCTCCGCGTGGCGGACCGGCGCGAACAACGTGGGCGCGAACCCCGACACGCGCTGGCTCGGTGAATCGGGGGTGAGCAGCTCGGGATGTTCGCCCTCGAGGGCCTGGAGCTCGCGGACGAGCGCGTCGTATTCGGCGTCGGCGATGGTCGGCTCGTCGAGCTCGTAGTAGCGGCGGTTGTGCTCGATCAGCTCGGCGCGGAGCGCGGCGACCCGGGCGACGACTTCTGGTGGCGCGGTCACCGCCCGATCGTACCGACGGCCAGTGACGGCGAGCCTGGGCGCTATGCGCCGACCGACAGCCGGATGCCGAGGGCCTGGTCGTGCATCCGGTTCGACAAGTCGCGCACCAACGTGAGCACGTGCTCCGCCTGTGCGAGGTCGTGCAGGGCGAGACCGCACTCGGGCGTCAGCAGGGCCTGCCTCCGGAGCTGCACCGGATCGCAGCCGCCTTGCACCAGCTCACACCACTGACCCGACAGCAACTTCCAGTAGCGGCCGGCACGCTCGCCCAACGGCGCCGCGGTGGGCACGGCCCCCCACGCGACCCAGCCGCCGCCTTCGAGGAACTGGCTGAACGCCCCGGCCGCGCCGGCCGCGCCGGCGTCGACCGGCAGCGACAGCACTTGCGGCCCGGCGTTGAGCACCAGGCGCCAGTCGGCCGGACCGCAGCAATGGACCCCGGTGACCGCGTGCCGCTCGACCGCCGCCAGCGCGGCCGACAGCAGGTCGATCGTGGTGTCGGCGTCGATCGGCAGCTCGGCGCGCAAGCCGCCGGCCAGCGCCGGCTCGTCGAGGAACAACACGATCGGTACGCCGAACGACCGGCGTGCCAACCCGACAAGGGCCTGCACGCGGTCGCGCACCGCGGTGGCGGCCACCCGGAACGCCACGTCGAGCGGCGCCCCGCCGTCGAGCAAGGCCAGCCCGAACGTGACCGGGCCGGTGAGCTGGAGCTTGACCGGACCTTGGCGGCCGCTCGCGCCGACCGCTTCGCAGAACGCCCGCCACGTGGCGAACGGCTCACCCACCAGCTCGACATCGTCGGTGGGGGCGTCGGGGTCGAGTTGTGAAGGCTGCACGACGAGCGCGCCGTCGTCGGTGAACGACACGCCCGGCACGCCCCAACCGGCCTGCACGAGCATCGACTCGAACGGGGTGCGGGTCGGGAGCGTGGGTGCGGCCGGCAGCTCGGGATGCTGGGCGAGCTCGAACGCGACGGCCGCCGCGGGGTCGACGTGGGGCAAGCTGCCGATCGACGTCGGGGACCCGCCGGCGAGGACGGCCTCGGGCGACGAACCGGGAGTTGGCTCGTCCGAGCGATCGAGATCGGTCATTGCTTCCCCCGCAGCCGTGACGCTGCCTACCTGGCCAACCAGCCGTGCCGGGCGCTGCACGGCCTCGTTCCCCCTGGAGAGGTCCCCCTTGGAATAGCCAGCGGCGTGCCGCGTCGGCAAATCTCGACGGCCGTGGCCGACCAAACCCCTGCTCAGCGAAGCAACCCGTGGCCTGCTCGGGTGTCGTGGGCGCTGGTCGCGTTTCTCGTCAGCCCGGCAGTGGGCCAGGCGCTCGACGGCAGATCGGCGGCGGTCACGGCAGTGGCCGCGGCGCTCGGCTGGCTGCTGTGGACGGCGGCGCTGGTGGCCACGTTGGTGCCGCGCACGACCAGCTTGACGGTGTATCGCACGATCGCACCAGGCACCCTCGTGGCGGCGGTGTGGTCGGCGCTCGGTGGCGGCGGCCCCCTCGCGACGGCCGTGGCGGTCGCGAGCGCGGCGCTCGCCGTCGTGGTGGCGTTCTTGTCCGTCACCGGCGACGTGTTCGTGGACGGGTCGTCGTACGGCCCCGAACGTCGGCTCGCGCTACGCCCGCCGGCCACGCTCGTGCTGGGTGTCGTGCAAGTGACGTGGCTCGTGGCGTTCGGCGGGCTCGTGGCCGGTCCCCTGCTGCTCGCCGCCCGCCAGTGGGTGTTCGGCGGCGTGCTGCTGGCGGCCGGCTGGCCCGCCGCCTGGTACGCCCTCCAGCGACTGCACCTGCTTGCCCGGCGCTGGGTCGTGTTCGTGCCGGCGGGGCTGGTGGTGCACGACCCGATCACGCTTGCCGACGCCGCCCTGTTCGCCCGGCGCAGCATCGTGGCGGTGCGCCCGGCGCCGGTCGACAACCCGTCGATCGACCTGACCCGCAACGCGCTCGGCCTGGCCATCGAGATCCTCTTCGACCAGCCGCAGGAGCTGTCGATCTCACCCGGTCGGCGCCAACCGCCCGACTCGGTGGCCGTGCGAGGCGTGCTGTGCACGCCGAGCCGGCCAGCGGCGTTCCTCGACGCGGCGCGCGGCCACCGATTGCCGGTGCCGGTGGGGCCGTCTCACACGGCGGTGCCGCCGCCGACCACCTCGTCGCCGTCGTAGAACACCACGCTCTGGCCGGGTGCCACCCGGTTCCTGGCCACGTCCCAACGCGCCACCGCCCGTTCGGCCGGAACTGCGCTCCCGCCCGCGTCGCGCGTCTCGACCTGGGCAGGGGCCGGCTGGCCGTGCGCGCTGCATTGCACGTCGAAGCGGCCGGCGACGGGTGCTGCGGCCCACGTGATCGCCGCGACCTCGAGCTCGTCGCGCCGCAGCTCGTCGGCGTCGCCGACCGTGACCGTTGCCGACGCGACGTCGACGTCGGTCACGTAGCGCGGCGCGCCGCCCCCCGCGAGGTGCAGGCCGCGCCGTTGGCCGATCGTGACCAGCTCGACCGCGTCGACGCGGCTGACCTCACGGCCCGACCGGTCGACGACCCGACCCGGGGTCAGCGGTGCGCGGCGGCGCAGGAATTCCGACCGGCCGGCTTCGTTGGTGATGAAGCAGACGTCCTGGCTGTCGGGCTTGGTGGCGGTGCGCAGGCCGAGGTGGGCCGCGACGGCGCGCACGTCGGCCTTGGTGAGGTGACCGACCGGGAAGCGGAGGCGCCGGAGCTGGTGCTGGCCGAGCATGTGCAGCACGTAGGACTGGTCCTTGGCGCGGTCGGCACCGCGGGCCACCCGGCGGGTGCCGTCAGGTCGGGTGACGATGCGGGCGTGGTGGCCGGTGGCCACCGCGTCGAACCCGAGCGCGTCGGCGCGGGCGAGCAACCGGTCGAACTTCAGGTGGCGGTTGCACTCGATGCACGGGTTCGGCGTGCGGCCCGCCGCATGGGCCGCGACGTACGGCTCGACGACGTGGGTCGTGAAGTCGTCGGCGAACCCGAACGTGTAGTGGTCGATGCCGAGGTGGTCGGCGACGCGGCGGGCATCATCGACATCGGACACCGAGCAGCAACCGGTGTCGGACTCGCCGCCCCACAGCTTCATGGTGACGCCGACGACCTCGTGGCCCGCGTCGCGCAGCAGAGCTGCGGCCACCGACGAGTCGACGCCGCCGGACATCGCGACCAGCACGCGGGTGGGGTCGCCCGGCCCGTCGGTCACGACGCGTCGCTCCGCAGCCGCGCGACCGCGGCGGGGATGAGCTCGAGGGCCCGGTCGATGTCGGCGTCGGTGGTGGTGTGACCGAGTGACAGCCGCAAGGATCCGGCCGCGAGCTCGCGCGGGATGCCCATGGCCGCCAGCACGTGCGACGGCTCGAGCGCACCGCTCGCACAAGACGACGCGGCAGTGGCACACAGACCGTCGCGGTCGAGCAGGAACAGCAGCGCCTCGGCCTCGATGCCAGGGATGCACAAGTGGCACGTGCCCGCGACCTTGCCGGCCCGCACGCCGGTCTCGACGGCGTCGGGAACGGCCGTGAGCAGCCCGTCGGCCAGCCGGTCGCGGCGCCGAGCGACGTCGGCCCACAGCGCTTCGCGGGTGCGGACCAGC
This region of Acidimicrobiales bacterium genomic DNA includes:
- the mnmA gene encoding tRNA 2-thiouridine(34) synthase MnmA — encoded protein: MTDGPGDPTRVLVAMSGGVDSSVAAALLRDAGHEVVGVTMKLWGGESDTGCCSVSDVDDARRVADHLGIDHYTFGFADDFTTHVVEPYVAAHAAGRTPNPCIECNRHLKFDRLLARADALGFDAVATGHHARIVTRPDGTRRVARGADRAKDQSYVLHMLGQHQLRRLRFPVGHLTKADVRAVAAHLGLRTATKPDSQDVCFITNEAGRSEFLRRRAPLTPGRVVDRSGREVSRVDAVELVTIGQRRGLHLAGGGAPRYVTDVDVASATVTVGDADELRRDELEVAAITWAAAPVAGRFDVQCSAHGQPAPAQVETRDAGGSAVPAERAVARWDVARNRVAPGQSVVFYDGDEVVGGGTAV
- the ligA gene encoding NAD-dependent DNA ligase LigA, with product MTAPPEVVARVAALRAELIEHNRRYYELDEPTIADAEYDALVRELQALEGEHPELLTPDSPSQRVSGFAPTLFAPVRHAEPMMSLDNVFDVADLLTWGERNERRLGDAAVHYVCELKIDGLAISIRYEGGRLVQAATRGDGRTGEDVTGNVRTIGVIPKRLAAGAPEVLEVRGEIYMSATAFAELNRHQGEAGLRLFANPRNAAAGSLRQKDPGVTASRELAMWCYQLGQVEGGPDFTTHWQTLEFLGDLGFPVNPEIRTFDELSRVHEFAEHWQEHRHDLDYEIDGAVVKIDELAQRDQLGSTSRAPRWAIAVKFPPEERTTKLRNISISVGRTGRVTPFAELEPVFVGGVTVGMATLHNEDQVAQKDVRPGDTVIVRRAGDVIPEVVGPVLAERPKGLRKWTFPTICPCPVKSTLVRAEGEAQHRCVHPACPFQRAGAIIHFASRGAMDIEGLGEQRVYLFADLGLLGDIGDIYSIDGDRLRGLEGFGDTSVDNLLAAIEVSKERPLANVLVGLNIRHLGPAGAEALTGAFGNLDKIIAAPEQALAAVEGVGPVIAASVRAWFDDPAHLAVVDKLRAAGVNFDAPADQVVLEPTLAGKSVVVTGTLDGYSREAAEAAIKARGGKSPGSVSKRTTAVVVGAEPGASKVTKAEELGIPILDEPAFERLLATGEL